From Hippoglossus stenolepis isolate QCI-W04-F060 chromosome 6, HSTE1.2, whole genome shotgun sequence, a single genomic window includes:
- the lima1a gene encoding LIM domain and actin-binding protein 1a, translated as MASVAPFSRRQWASQSLRVTAKEMSIVSARGKTNAIAERFSKYQMAAEEGNAEKKKTAAEPLPSALRSGNLSVLKKRWEQQQPSSCHRAQTQEATPCGPADPQNPISQSTGPKASPRSLFKSRSDTWGSSAVPQEQDTEPQPETGEDQLDLTDMEAPPSRTTDELEAAADVSECEKPSVPLNSLKRMFETGEKPRDEESREQTGDNMEQILGDGSLADSTPLRDRMALYQAAISKQDVTSEQLDGFCGKQKENVPPCSLDLSPESEANGRRVLTAESNGSGPGAPVSSNQKDSSQPKTPRNFRLPVRETCVSCLKTVYPLERLVANQHVYHSSCFRCSHCNTQLSLANYASLHNNVYCKPHFCQLFKAKGNYDEGFGHRPHKELWESKDDAGESPPPNSLKIQSSAPASDLDSPSVEDSPLAKVNVLMATMEALGQGSAEKADRPTEGRRLKISWPPRTEPEEGGATTEGGSAGKPIRAKWPPEDDSPSSPTEEARETSCLLNSSSLKERSLPFTLANSPDSRKQSSPPPPEELSPEPSGMELQLGDGQSSHSQTPTDDNCVDIHTSSGEEEQEEQEGEMKSEEVAEHHVVQEEEEEDALGGRAEQQEEDEVDKMEEEEEDGGVLEEMPTEQVSSPEVEVEASKASQDVGFWDSEEVDDKEEEEALTVEEMIKRNRFYEEEEEEEDV; from the exons ATGGCCTCCGTCGCCCCCTTCAGCCGCAGGCAGTGGGCGTCCCAGTCACTGAGGGTCACCGCCAAGGAGATGTCCATCGTCTCCGCCCGGGGCAAAACCAACGCCATCGCAGAGCGCTTCTCCAA GTATCAGATGGCAGCGGAGGAGGGAaatgcagagaagaagaaaacg GCTGCAGAACCTCTGCCCTCAGCGTTACGCAGCGGGAATCTAAGTGTTTTAAAGAAACGctgggaacagcagcagccgTCGTCCTGTCACCGAGCCCAAACTCAGGAGGCCACACCCTGCGGCCCCGCCGACCCTCAGAACCCCATCAGCCAATCGACGGGCCCCAAAGCCTCACCCAGGTCACTGTTCAAGAGCCGCTCGGACACCTGGGGGAGCTCCGCTGTGCCACAGGAGCAGGACACGGAGCCACAGCCTGAGACCGGTGAGGATCAGCTGGACCTGACGGACATGGAGGCGCCGCCGAGCAGAACGACCGACGAGCTGGAGGCTGCGGCCGACGTGTCTGAGTGTGAGAAGCCCAGCGTCCCCCTCAACAGCCTGAAGAGGATGTTCGAGACGGGAGAGAAGCCGAGAGACGAG gagTCCAGGGAACAGACGGGCGATAACATGGAGCAGATACTAGGAG ATGGAAGTCTCGCTGACTCCACTCCTCTCCGGGACAGGATGGCCCTCTACCAAGCTGCCATCTCCAAGCAGGACGTCACC agCGAACAGCTGGACGGTTTCTGTGGGAAGCAGAAGGAGAACGTCCCTCCGTGCTCTCTGGACCTG AGTCCAGAGTCCGAAGCAAACGGCAGAAGAGTTTTAACTGCAGAAAGCAACG GTTCTGGTCCCGGCGCCCCGGTGTCGTCCAATCAGAAGGACTCGTCTCAGCCCAAGACTCCCAGA AACTTCCGGCTGCCGGTGAGGGAGACCTGCGTGTCCTGTCTGAAGACGGTGTATCCTCTGGAGAGGCTGGTGGCCAATCAGCACGTTTACCACAGCTCCTGCTTCCGCTGCTCGCACTGCAACACCCAGCTCAG TCTGGCGAACTACGCCTCCCTGCACAACAACGTGTACTGCAAGCCGCACTTCTGCCAGCTCTTCAAGGCCAAGGGCAACTACGACGAGGGCTTCGGCCACCGGCCCCACAAAGAGCTGTGGGAGAGCAAAGACGACGCCGGTGAGTCTCCGCCGCCGAACAGCCTGAAGATCCAGAGCTCGGCCCCGGCCTCGGACCTGGACAGCCCCAGCGTGGAGGACTCCCCGCTGGCGAAGGTCAACGTCCTGATGGCCACGATGGAGGCGCTGGGTCAGGGGTCGGCAGAGAAGGCCGACAGACCCACCGAGGGGCGCCGACTCAAGATCTCCTGGCCGCCACGCACCGAGCCGGAGGAGGGCGGAGCCACCACAGAGGGGGGGTCTGCTGGTAAACCCATCAGAGCCAAGTGGCCCCCGGAGGAcgactccccctcctcacccaccGAAGAGGCCAGGGAGACGTCCTGCCTGCTCAACAGCTCCTCCCTGAAGGAGCGCAGCCTCCCCTTCACGCTGGCCAACAGTCCTGACTCCAGGAAGCAgagttcacctcctcctcctgaggaGCTCAGCCCTGAACCCTCCGGCATGGAGCTGCAGCTCGGAGACGGCCAGTCGTCCCACAGCCAAACGCCCACTGACGACAACTGCGTCGACATTCACACCAGCtcaggggaggaggagcaggaggagcaggagggagagatgaagagcgAAGAAGTGGCGGAGCATCATGTCgtccaggaggaggaagaggaggacgctCTGGGAGGACGAGCTGAGCAACAGGAGGAAGACGAGGTAGataagatggaggaggaggaggaagatggaggcgTGTTGGAGGAGATGCCGACAGAGCAGGTCTCGTCTcctgaggtggaggtggaggccaGCAAGGCGTCCCAGGACGTGGGGTTCTGGGACAGCGAGGAGGTGGAtgataaagaggaggaggaggcgctgaCGGTGGAGGAGATGATCAAACGTAACCGTTTctacgaggaggaagaggaggaagaggatgtgtGA